A portion of the Streptomyces erythrochromogenes genome contains these proteins:
- a CDS encoding RNA polymerase sigma factor, translating to MADRTDWPGEALVVAAQAGDLDSLTALVAGAHPNVRRFAHSLCASREDAEDAAQEALIILYRRVGMLRASGALASWMFRIVRNECLRRARLVPRERAPLPDTAVMSAEDEVLRRLEAGRVAEAIAALPADQRRVLIMRDVQGHSGRTAAEALGLSTAAMKSRLHRARAALQHTLGDTRAHH from the coding sequence GTGGCTGACCGTACGGACTGGCCGGGCGAGGCGCTGGTCGTCGCCGCGCAGGCCGGTGACCTCGATTCGCTCACCGCGCTGGTCGCCGGGGCGCATCCGAACGTACGCCGCTTCGCGCACTCCCTGTGCGCGTCGCGCGAGGACGCCGAGGACGCGGCCCAGGAGGCGCTGATCATCCTGTACCGCAGGGTCGGGATGCTCAGGGCGTCCGGGGCGCTGGCGTCGTGGATGTTCCGCATCGTCCGCAACGAGTGCCTGCGCCGCGCCCGGCTGGTGCCGAGGGAGCGGGCGCCGCTGCCGGACACGGCCGTCATGTCCGCCGAGGACGAGGTGCTGCGGCGCCTGGAGGCGGGGCGGGTGGCGGAGGCCATCGCCGCGCTGCCGGCGGACCAGCGGCGCGTGCTGATCATGCGGGACGTCCAGGGCCACAGCGGGCGGACCGCCGCCGAGGCCCTCGGCCTGAGCACCGCCGCGATGAAGTCGCGGCTCCACCGCGCCCGCGCGGCGCTCCAGCACACCCTGGGAGACACCCGTGCCCACCACTGA
- a CDS encoding response regulator — protein sequence MPVEHRRTRTLRVLLEPHNPALAIQLGLQPDIDVVRDPAARPEVALVEDLAAVTALLEDDPECRVLVLTGSARPGLREAALAAGAAGLIVRDGRVEDLADAIRRASTGETVIDPALG from the coding sequence ATGCCCGTGGAACACCGCCGGACCCGCACCCTGCGGGTCCTGCTGGAGCCGCACAATCCGGCCCTGGCGATCCAGCTCGGCCTCCAGCCGGACATCGACGTCGTGCGGGACCCGGCGGCCCGCCCGGAGGTGGCCCTGGTGGAGGATCTCGCGGCGGTGACCGCCCTGCTGGAGGACGATCCGGAGTGCCGGGTCCTGGTCCTGACGGGCTCGGCGCGCCCCGGTCTTCGGGAGGCCGCGCTCGCCGCCGGAGCGGCGGGGCTGATCGTTCGGGACGGCCGGGTGGAGGACCTCGCGGACGCGATCCGCCGGGCCTCGACGGGCGAGACGGTGATCGATCCGGCCCTGGGGTGA
- a CDS encoding MaoC/PaaZ C-terminal domain-containing protein, which translates to MPIDAARALAADPRQGDIGWDHKDVQLYHLGLGAGLPATDPDELRYTLESKLHVLPSFATVAGAGMAMLGGLAAPGIEVNLAAVLHGGHSIELHRPIPVKGRATSSSKVAAVYDKGKAAVIVLRSEVADADGPLWTSDAQIFVRGEGGFGGERGPSAKEELPGREPDRVEERHIREDQGLLYRLSGDWNPLHADPEFAKLAGFDKPILHGLCSYGMTLKAVVDTALGGDVSRVRAYRTRFAGIVFPGETLRIRMWQETGRVLVSVTAVERDDAPVLADTVVEHS; encoded by the coding sequence ATGCCGATCGATGCCGCCAGGGCCCTCGCCGCAGACCCCCGTCAGGGGGACATCGGCTGGGACCACAAGGACGTCCAGCTCTACCACCTCGGCCTCGGCGCGGGCCTGCCGGCCACCGACCCGGACGAACTGCGCTACACCCTCGAATCCAAGCTCCACGTCCTGCCCAGCTTCGCGACCGTCGCCGGAGCCGGCATGGCCATGCTGGGCGGCCTCGCCGCTCCCGGCATCGAGGTCAACCTCGCAGCCGTCCTGCACGGCGGCCACTCCATCGAGCTGCACCGGCCCATCCCCGTCAAGGGGCGGGCCACCTCCAGCTCCAAGGTCGCCGCCGTCTACGACAAGGGCAAGGCGGCCGTGATCGTGCTGCGCTCCGAGGTCGCCGACGCCGACGGGCCGCTGTGGACCAGCGACGCGCAGATCTTCGTGCGGGGAGAGGGCGGCTTCGGCGGCGAGCGCGGCCCCTCCGCCAAGGAGGAGCTGCCCGGGCGCGAACCCGACCGGGTCGAGGAGCGGCACATCCGCGAGGACCAGGGACTCCTCTACCGCCTCTCCGGCGACTGGAACCCGCTGCACGCCGACCCCGAGTTCGCCAAGCTGGCCGGCTTCGACAAGCCGATCCTGCACGGCCTGTGCTCGTACGGCATGACCCTCAAGGCCGTCGTCGACACGGCCCTCGGCGGGGACGTCTCCCGCGTCCGCGCCTACCGGACGCGCTTCGCCGGGATCGTCTTCCCGGGCGAGACGCTGCGCATCCGGATGTGGCAGGAGACCGGCCGCGTCCTGGTGTCGGTGACCGCCGTCGAACGGGACGACGCGCCGGTCCTCGCCGACACCGTCGTCGAACACTCGTAG
- a CDS encoding Zn-dependent alcohol dehydrogenase has product MRAALQSEIGQDKLEVVDDMEAVGFGPGKVRIRVKATGLCHSDLSAMSGVLPQPAPFIPGHEGSGVITDVGDGVTGHTIGDRVLVCWLPPCGHCPSCKRGQGHLCLEAFGNVATPNFKRASSDIFGFAGTGTFSEEMVVPAACAIPIPDDLPFDIAALIGCGVTTGLGAAINTAKVEAGSSVAVIGCGGVGISVIQGAKVQGAAQIIAVDPVESRREAALRFGATEAVSPEEFADAKNRITAGEGFDYVFEVVGKSATAQKAYEMTRRGGSVVVVGAGALDDNFQINMFSLFFDEKKILPSMYGGGDVLRSYERTIALWRAGRIDLSNLITHRVSLAEVNDALDQMRTGVALRTCIEL; this is encoded by the coding sequence GTGCGCGCAGCACTGCAGAGCGAGATCGGCCAGGACAAGCTGGAAGTCGTCGACGACATGGAAGCCGTGGGCTTCGGCCCCGGCAAGGTCAGGATCCGCGTCAAGGCCACCGGCCTGTGCCACTCCGACCTCTCCGCGATGAGCGGCGTCCTGCCGCAGCCCGCCCCCTTCATCCCGGGCCACGAGGGCTCCGGCGTGATCACCGATGTCGGTGACGGAGTCACCGGCCACACGATCGGCGACCGCGTCCTCGTCTGCTGGCTGCCGCCGTGCGGCCACTGTCCGTCCTGCAAGCGCGGCCAGGGCCACCTGTGCCTGGAGGCCTTCGGGAACGTCGCCACTCCCAACTTCAAGCGGGCGTCGAGCGACATCTTCGGCTTCGCCGGCACCGGCACCTTCTCCGAGGAGATGGTCGTCCCCGCCGCCTGCGCCATCCCGATCCCCGACGACCTCCCCTTCGACATCGCGGCGCTGATCGGCTGCGGTGTCACCACCGGACTCGGCGCGGCCATCAACACCGCGAAGGTGGAGGCCGGTTCCTCGGTGGCCGTCATCGGCTGCGGCGGCGTCGGCATATCCGTCATCCAGGGCGCCAAGGTGCAGGGCGCCGCCCAGATCATCGCCGTCGACCCCGTCGAGTCCCGCCGCGAGGCGGCCCTGCGCTTCGGGGCCACCGAGGCGGTCTCCCCGGAGGAGTTCGCCGACGCCAAGAACCGGATCACCGCCGGCGAGGGCTTCGACTACGTCTTCGAGGTCGTCGGCAAGTCCGCGACCGCCCAGAAGGCGTACGAGATGACGCGGCGCGGCGGCTCCGTCGTCGTGGTCGGGGCCGGCGCCCTCGACGACAACTTCCAGATCAACATGTTCTCGCTGTTCTTCGACGAGAAGAAGATCCTGCCGTCGATGTACGGCGGCGGCGACGTGCTCCGCTCCTACGAGCGCACCATCGCCCTGTGGCGGGCCGGCCGCATCGACCTGTCGAACCTGATCACGCACCGGGTGAGCCTGGCCGAGGTCAACGACGCGCTCGACCAGATGCGCACCGGCGTCGCCCTGCGCACCTGCATCGAACTCTGA